A window of the Elusimicrobiota bacterium genome harbors these coding sequences:
- a CDS encoding lysylphosphatidylglycerol synthase transmembrane domain-containing protein gives MKTKISIIAGFLVGAVLLFFAFRSVDFASLPAIYSRVNVLFLIPFVFTIFLELVLRAARWRLLLNPSKPVRLWDAFRLETSGLALSNILPLRLGEIARGTFGAKIFDIPVLTVFATILVERALDIIVLFIMFAAAARFGGITGGLMNYGKWLWVMLAGLLAAMSALVFADELVAHRWFYGFFGRFPWIRRLFERVAMGVKGFHSFRSGALILVLAFLQWFLDALNCYWMGRAFGLGGVLDIFKSIALLFTGAAAASMPGMPGYFGNFEFTMVKVMLTWGIQKDVGFAYASCVHMLGYIIVTLLGVFFVYQMGHSLGKVWGEFSGKEANQIQDSRFKI, from the coding sequence ATGAAAACGAAAATTTCAATTATCGCCGGTTTTCTGGTGGGCGCCGTGCTGCTGTTCTTTGCTTTTAGAAGCGTGGATTTCGCAAGCCTGCCTGCTATTTACTCAAGGGTCAACGTCCTGTTTTTAATTCCGTTCGTTTTCACCATTTTTCTTGAACTGGTTCTTCGCGCGGCGCGCTGGCGCCTGCTGCTCAATCCCTCAAAGCCGGTGCGCCTGTGGGACGCTTTCCGGCTTGAAACGTCGGGGCTGGCGCTCAGTAATATCCTGCCTTTACGGCTGGGAGAAATAGCCAGGGGAACCTTCGGCGCGAAAATATTCGATATCCCGGTGCTGACGGTTTTCGCCACCATTTTGGTGGAACGGGCGCTGGACATTATTGTGCTGTTTATCATGTTCGCGGCAGCGGCCCGCTTCGGCGGCATTACCGGGGGATTAATGAATTACGGGAAATGGCTGTGGGTCATGCTTGCGGGGCTGCTGGCCGCCATGTCGGCGCTGGTGTTCGCCGATGAGTTGGTGGCGCACAGGTGGTTCTACGGATTTTTCGGCCGTTTCCCCTGGATCCGGCGACTATTTGAACGCGTGGCTATGGGTGTCAAGGGATTCCATTCTTTCAGGAGCGGCGCGCTTATTTTAGTTTTAGCCTTTCTGCAATGGTTCCTGGACGCCCTCAACTGTTACTGGATGGGCCGGGCTTTCGGTCTTGGAGGCGTCCTGGATATATTCAAGAGCATTGCATTGTTGTTCACGGGCGCGGCGGCGGCGTCCATGCCCGGCATGCCCGGCTATTTCGGCAATTTTGAGTTTACCATGGTCAAAGTAATGTTAACCTGGGGCATACAGAAGGATGTCGGTTTCGCCTACGCGTCTTGCGTGCATATGCTGGGCTACATCATTGTCACCCTGCTGGGCGTGTTTTTTGTTTACCAGATGGGCCACTCGCTCGGCAAGGTTTGGGGCGAATTCTCAGGTAAGGAAGCGAACCAGATTCAAGATTCAAGATTTAAGATTTAA
- a CDS encoding glycosyltransferase family 4 protein has protein sequence MENKINSVLMISQTFYPVLGGAEKQAFELSKALVEKGVNVTVITRRTGALAAREIIDGVKIKRFKTFGSGALDSCVFMTRVFFYMLLNRAAYGAAHVHLASSPAVAAVLAGRLTGKKTVVKLGGGRGVDEITLSRKTFLGRLKLRFFSLARPELLVMNGGVYEWLKNSREFRGLKLRQFRNGVDTGKYTPPLYHEKISAKAAVGFENDVMFLFVGRLSPEKRVKEFIEVWAELFAEELARPKIRLVIVGSGPEEENLKTAISKLEVGQSVTLTGPKDDLLPYYRAADVFVLPSISEGLSNSMLEAMSCGAAIMASRVGGAIDAVVDGESGCLFDPLNRQEIKQCLRRHIADRSLSVKMGGRARLTAVEKYSMARVADELIEIYGGG, from the coding sequence ATGGAAAACAAGATTAATTCCGTGCTGATGATAAGCCAGACCTTTTATCCGGTGCTTGGCGGAGCAGAGAAACAGGCCTTTGAGCTTTCAAAGGCGCTGGTGGAAAAAGGTGTTAATGTTACCGTCATTACGCGCCGGACGGGAGCTTTGGCCGCGCGGGAAATCATTGACGGAGTAAAAATAAAGCGGTTCAAAACATTCGGTTCCGGCGCTTTGGACTCTTGCGTTTTCATGACGAGAGTGTTTTTTTACATGCTCTTGAATCGCGCCGCTTACGGCGCGGCGCATGTGCACCTGGCGTCTTCACCGGCCGTGGCCGCCGTGCTCGCGGGCCGCCTTACCGGCAAAAAGACCGTGGTCAAACTTGGCGGAGGCAGGGGGGTGGACGAAATAACGCTGTCCCGGAAAACTTTTTTGGGGCGGCTGAAGCTCAGGTTCTTTTCACTGGCCAGACCGGAATTGCTTGTGATGAACGGCGGGGTTTACGAATGGCTTAAAAACAGCCGGGAGTTCCGCGGCTTAAAACTGCGGCAATTCCGCAACGGAGTCGATACCGGTAAATACACGCCGCCCCTGTATCACGAAAAAATAAGCGCCAAAGCCGCCGTGGGCTTTGAGAACGATGTCATGTTTTTGTTTGTCGGGCGGCTTTCGCCGGAAAAACGTGTGAAGGAATTTATTGAAGTCTGGGCTGAATTGTTCGCGGAGGAACTGGCAAGACCCAAAATACGCCTTGTGATAGTCGGCAGCGGGCCGGAGGAAGAAAACCTGAAGACGGCGATCTCAAAGCTTGAGGTGGGGCAAAGCGTTACGCTCACCGGCCCAAAAGACGACCTGCTGCCCTATTACAGGGCGGCGGATGTTTTTGTTCTGCCGTCCATTTCAGAGGGCTTGTCAAATTCCATGCTCGAGGCCATGTCCTGCGGCGCGGCCATAATGGCAAGCCGGGTCGGCGGGGCCATAGACGCGGTGGTTGACGGGGAAAGCGGCTGTCTTTTTGATCCGCTCAACCGCCAGGAAATAAAGCAATGCCTGCGCCGCCATATCGCCGACCGCAGCCTGTCGGTAAAAATGGGCGGGCGGGCAAGGCTTACGGCCGTGGAAAAATATTCCATGGCAAGAGTAGCCGATGAGCTGATAGAAATATACGGAGGAGGTTGA
- the asnB gene encoding asparagine synthase (glutamine-hydrolyzing) yields MCGICGKYNYGTLEPVSKEELKKMNDLLVHRGPDDEGYYASGGMGLAMRRLSIIDLSTGHQPISNEDGSAWIVFNGEIYNFQELRSELLARGHKFSTKSDTETIVHLYEEKGLEFPKYLRGMFAIAIWDTKRKRLVLARDRVGKKPLFYSLTPSFLAFASEVRALLAVKELPREINPAAIDAYLTLQYIPSPLSVFKGIHKLEPASVLVFENGRARTEKYWDLPLEGKKLSSVPLGELKERLYSELAEAVKIRLISEVPLGAFLSGGIDSSVVTALMARYSPSPVKTFAIGFKEEKFSELGYARQVAQMYGTRHTEFVVEAKMADLLEKIVWHYGEPYADSSALPSYLVSRETRKEVTVALNGDGGDEAFGGYLRYVAFKLASYFRALPAPLRKAALALTGPFPEKTAPFNVVWRGRKFLQAAAQSDMAHTYLSTVSMFKLEEKNALLSNEFKNLAGPDLDYAGRYIGALYNKAEGHDLANRLMYTDLHSYLPECLMTKMDIASMANSLETRSPFLDHKVLEFAFTLPGNMKLRGLGKTKWLLKETFRDMLPPAIYKRGKMGFGIPVGPWFRGELKDYWAGACLSQKALGRGYFKKEELFRLWDEHQRGVRDHGYRLWTLLMLELWHKQFADDFKI; encoded by the coding sequence ATGTGCGGAATTTGCGGAAAATATAATTACGGTACGCTTGAGCCGGTGTCAAAAGAAGAGCTCAAAAAAATGAACGACCTTCTGGTCCACAGGGGGCCGGATGACGAGGGCTATTACGCCTCCGGGGGGATGGGGCTCGCAATGCGGAGGCTCTCCATAATAGACCTGTCCACCGGCCATCAGCCCATCTCGAACGAGGACGGCTCCGCCTGGATAGTGTTTAACGGGGAGATCTATAATTTTCAGGAGCTGAGGAGCGAACTGCTTGCCAGGGGCCACAAATTTAGTACAAAATCGGACACCGAAACCATAGTCCATCTCTACGAAGAAAAAGGGCTGGAGTTCCCCAAATACCTGCGGGGAATGTTCGCCATAGCCATCTGGGACACTAAAAGAAAGCGGCTGGTTTTAGCGCGCGACCGGGTGGGCAAGAAGCCGCTGTTTTATTCGCTCACTCCTTCGTTCCTGGCGTTTGCCTCGGAAGTGCGCGCGCTGCTGGCCGTTAAAGAATTACCCAGGGAGATAAATCCCGCGGCCATAGACGCGTATCTTACCCTGCAGTATATTCCAAGCCCGCTCAGCGTGTTTAAAGGCATACACAAACTTGAGCCGGCCTCCGTACTTGTTTTTGAAAACGGCCGCGCGCGGACGGAAAAATACTGGGACCTGCCGCTTGAAGGGAAAAAACTCTCCTCCGTGCCCCTTGGCGAGCTTAAAGAGAGGCTTTATTCGGAGCTGGCCGAGGCGGTTAAAATAAGGCTTATTTCAGAGGTTCCTCTGGGCGCTTTTTTGTCGGGCGGGATAGATTCCTCCGTTGTCACCGCCCTCATGGCCAGGTATTCGCCCTCCCCGGTAAAGACTTTCGCCATAGGGTTTAAAGAGGAAAAATTTTCGGAGCTCGGCTACGCGCGCCAGGTGGCGCAAATGTACGGCACCAGGCACACCGAATTTGTGGTGGAAGCTAAAATGGCGGATCTGCTTGAAAAAATCGTCTGGCACTACGGCGAGCCTTACGCCGACTCCAGCGCCCTGCCTTCCTATTTAGTCTCACGCGAAACCAGGAAAGAAGTTACGGTGGCCTTGAACGGCGACGGCGGCGACGAGGCCTTCGGCGGCTATCTGCGCTATGTGGCTTTTAAACTTGCCTCCTATTTCAGGGCCCTGCCCGCTCCTTTAAGGAAAGCGGCGCTGGCCCTTACCGGGCCCTTCCCGGAAAAAACCGCGCCGTTCAATGTGGTATGGCGCGGCCGCAAATTCTTGCAGGCCGCCGCGCAGAGCGATATGGCGCATACCTATCTTTCCACGGTGTCAATGTTCAAGCTTGAAGAGAAAAACGCCCTGCTCTCGAACGAGTTTAAAAATCTGGCGGGCCCGGATCTGGATTACGCGGGCCGCTATATCGGCGCGCTTTACAACAAGGCCGAGGGGCATGACCTGGCCAACCGCCTGATGTACACCGACCTGCATTCTTACCTGCCGGAGTGCCTGATGACCAAAATGGACATCGCCTCCATGGCAAATTCGCTTGAGACGCGCTCGCCTTTTTTGGATCACAAGGTGCTGGAATTCGCTTTCACTCTGCCCGGGAACATGAAGCTGAGGGGCCTCGGGAAGACCAAGTGGCTGCTGAAAGAGACTTTCAGAGACATGCTGCCCCCGGCCATTTATAAGCGCGGTAAAATGGGCTTCGGCATTCCGGTGGGGCCCTGGTTCCGGGGCGAACTTAAAGATTACTGGGCCGGCGCGTGCCTTTCGCAAAAGGCCCTGGGGCGCGGCTATTTCAAAAAAGAAGAATTGTTCCGCCTGTGGGACGAGCACCAGCGCGGAGTGCGCGACCACGGCTACCGGCTGTGGACCCTGCTGATGCTTGAACTCTGGCACAAGCAGTTCGCGGACGACTTCAAAATATAG
- a CDS encoding tRNA (cytidine(34)-2'-O)-methyltransferase, whose amino-acid sequence MKIVLINPDIPWNAGNIGRTCVATGTELVFVGKLGFKINSKEIRRSGLDYWQYLKYSVHPSFEDFIKTLRDNPSLLFFSTKGEKTYWQAPYREDSCLVFGSEGAGLPLEYYEKYKNSLYRIPMVSEHTRSLNLSTSAGVALYEGLRRLSRKTGPGSAVMP is encoded by the coding sequence ATGAAAATCGTCCTTATCAACCCCGACATACCTTGGAATGCCGGCAATATCGGCCGCACCTGCGTGGCCACCGGCACGGAACTTGTTTTCGTGGGCAAGCTCGGCTTTAAAATAAATTCGAAAGAAATAAGGCGCTCCGGGCTGGATTACTGGCAGTACCTGAAGTATTCGGTGCATCCCTCTTTTGAGGATTTCATAAAAACCCTCCGCGATAACCCATCCTTGCTTTTTTTTTCCACAAAAGGGGAAAAAACTTACTGGCAGGCGCCCTACCGCGAAGATTCCTGCCTGGTTTTCGGCAGCGAGGGCGCCGGCCTGCCGCTTGAGTATTATGAAAAATACAAAAACAGCCTCTACCGGATACCCATGGTTTCAGAGCATACCCGCTCCCTTAATCTTTCCACGTCCGCCGGCGTGGCCCTGTATGAGGGGCTGCGCCGCTTGTCCCGCAAAACCGGCCCGGGTTCCGCAGTAATGCCCTGA
- a CDS encoding SDR family oxidoreductase: MRSIVTGGAGFIGSHVTDRLLKAGHKVTVIDNFSTGRPDNLEHHRGNPDLEVIQQDINDLQALKAIFAGADRVFHLAALADIVPSIVNPVEYYRSNVNGTMCVMEAARLCGVKKVVYTASSSCYGIPDEYPTKETAGIRPQYPYALTKFLGEQTALHWGQVYKIPVISLRLFNVYGTRSRTSGTYGAVFGVFLAQKLNNKPFTVVGDGSQTRDFTYVTDVADAFFTASESPVYNEVFNVGSGGTYSVNELVKLLGGEVTHIPKRPGEPDRTFADTGKIAGALNWRAKVSFQDGVREILKNIDYWRSAPLWTPENIAEATRDWFKYLAPGKQRQLR; the protein is encoded by the coding sequence ATACGCAGCATTGTAACCGGCGGCGCCGGGTTTATAGGCAGCCACGTAACCGACAGGCTCTTGAAAGCGGGCCATAAGGTCACTGTAATTGATAATTTTTCCACCGGCCGGCCGGACAACCTTGAACACCACAGGGGCAACCCTGATCTGGAAGTTATACAGCAGGACATAAACGACCTGCAGGCGCTCAAGGCCATTTTTGCCGGGGCGGACAGAGTTTTCCATTTGGCGGCTCTGGCCGACATAGTGCCTTCCATAGTGAACCCGGTGGAATACTACCGCTCCAACGTGAACGGGACCATGTGCGTGATGGAAGCTGCGCGACTTTGCGGTGTTAAAAAGGTGGTTTACACGGCGTCCTCTTCCTGCTACGGCATACCGGACGAGTATCCCACAAAGGAAACCGCCGGGATACGCCCCCAGTATCCCTACGCACTTACCAAGTTCCTGGGCGAACAGACCGCGCTGCACTGGGGCCAGGTGTATAAAATACCGGTGATCTCGCTCAGGCTTTTTAACGTATACGGCACGCGCTCCCGGACGTCCGGGACCTACGGGGCGGTATTCGGAGTTTTCCTTGCGCAAAAGCTTAACAATAAGCCTTTTACGGTGGTGGGGGACGGGAGCCAGACCAGGGATTTTACTTATGTCACCGATGTAGCTGACGCTTTCTTTACGGCTTCCGAGTCCCCGGTTTACAACGAGGTTTTCAATGTGGGCTCCGGCGGCACTTACAGCGTGAACGAACTTGTGAAGCTGCTGGGCGGCGAGGTTACCCATATTCCCAAGCGCCCGGGCGAGCCGGACCGCACCTTTGCCGACACCGGGAAGATCGCCGGGGCTCTGAACTGGCGCGCGAAGGTGTCATTTCAGGATGGAGTGAGGGAAATATTGAAGAACATCGATTACTGGCGGTCTGCGCCCCTGTGGACGCCCGAAAACATAGCCGAAGCGACCAGAGACTGGTTTAAATATCTGGCGCCGGGCAAGCAGCGGCAACTACGCTAA
- a CDS encoding PfkB family carbohydrate kinase, producing MSNNFKILSVAELTCKAAELRKKGKTMVLCHGVFDLMHPGHIKHLEAAKKEGDFLAVTITPDKYVNKGPGRPVFNEVLRAETLASLTVVDYVAINKWKTAAETIKAIRPGVYVKGSDYAAPEDDLTGGILHEKDAIESVGGRLHFTDEITFSSTELLNKFFGVFSDETKEFLAGFKKKYSAGDVIESLKRLKKMKVLVIGDTIIDEYHYCKGMSKPPKDNIISTKFVSEERFAGGVLACANHIAGFCEKVDLVTCLGSVDSKEDYILEHLKPNIKHKFFYRSDTCTVVKRRFVDPVFLTKLFEVSFLEDYNLPDKTISRICRHLEASVGKYDLVLVSDFGHGFISGPIAAALSKAKFLAINAQSNSANMGYNLITKYGRADYLCIDEPEVRLAAHNKYGEIKGIIKKLAEHLKSGRASITRGHMGSVNYDKRRGYSECPIFSSKIVDRVGAGDAYLSLTAPLAASGCEMDLVGFVGNAVAAIKVGIVCNRSSIEPVELYKFITTLLK from the coding sequence ATGTCCAACAATTTCAAGATACTGTCGGTGGCCGAACTGACCTGTAAGGCGGCTGAACTGAGGAAAAAAGGTAAAACCATGGTGCTCTGCCACGGAGTGTTCGACCTGATGCATCCCGGGCACATAAAGCACCTTGAGGCCGCCAAAAAAGAGGGCGATTTCCTTGCGGTAACTATCACCCCGGACAAATACGTCAACAAAGGCCCCGGCCGCCCGGTTTTTAACGAGGTGCTGCGCGCCGAAACGCTGGCTTCTCTCACGGTCGTGGACTATGTCGCTATCAATAAATGGAAAACCGCGGCTGAAACCATAAAGGCCATACGCCCCGGCGTGTACGTGAAAGGTTCCGACTACGCCGCGCCGGAGGATGACCTTACGGGAGGCATCCTGCACGAGAAAGACGCCATTGAGTCCGTGGGCGGCAGACTGCACTTTACCGACGAGATAACCTTCAGCTCTACCGAGCTGCTGAATAAGTTCTTCGGCGTTTTTTCCGACGAGACCAAGGAGTTCCTGGCGGGCTTCAAGAAAAAATATTCGGCCGGGGACGTGATCGAGAGCCTTAAGCGGCTTAAAAAGATGAAGGTGCTGGTTATAGGCGACACGATAATAGACGAATACCACTACTGCAAGGGAATGAGCAAGCCGCCCAAGGACAACATAATCTCCACCAAGTTCGTCAGCGAAGAGCGCTTTGCCGGCGGGGTGCTGGCCTGCGCCAACCATATAGCCGGATTCTGCGAAAAGGTCGATCTGGTTACCTGTCTGGGCAGCGTGGACTCCAAGGAAGACTACATACTGGAGCATCTCAAGCCCAACATAAAGCATAAGTTCTTTTACCGCAGCGACACCTGCACCGTGGTGAAACGCCGCTTCGTGGACCCGGTGTTCCTTACAAAGCTCTTCGAGGTTTCCTTCCTTGAGGACTACAACCTGCCGGATAAAACCATAAGCCGGATCTGCCGCCACCTGGAGGCGTCCGTCGGGAAGTACGACCTGGTGCTGGTAAGCGATTTCGGACACGGCTTCATAAGCGGCCCCATAGCAGCCGCGCTGTCAAAGGCGAAGTTCCTGGCTATTAACGCGCAGTCCAACAGCGCCAACATGGGATATAACCTGATAACCAAGTACGGCAGGGCCGATTATCTTTGCATAGACGAGCCGGAAGTGCGGCTGGCCGCCCACAACAAGTACGGTGAGATCAAGGGCATAATAAAAAAACTGGCCGAACATCTTAAGAGCGGGCGCGCCTCCATCACGCGCGGCCATATGGGCTCGGTCAATTATGACAAGCGGCGGGGCTACTCCGAATGCCCGATTTTCAGCAGCAAGATAGTGGACCGCGTGGGCGCCGGTGACGCGTACCTGTCTCTCACAGCACCGCTGGCGGCTTCGGGCTGCGAGATGGATCTGGTCGGCTTCGTGGGCAACGCCGTGGCCGCCATAAAGGTGGGCATCGTCTGCAACCGCTCCTCCATTGAGCCGGTGGAGCTTTATAAATTTATTACCACGCTGCTGAAGTGA
- a CDS encoding radical SAM protein: MGIALDTAPTQVMDKYRIDTHKLIFHPERVSDWLKHKDIYPIYSEISPSGACNHRCTYCALDFMEYRPRFLDTKILKTRLKEMAGLGLKSVMFAGEGEPFLHPDMAEISVHANKCGIDTSFTTNATLMKPAIIDRVLPTTSWIKVSINGGNPVTYAQIHRCSPADFRTVFANMGYAAALKKKKGYACALGMQMVLLPENAHEAGELARKARDAGMNYLVIKPYSQHPQSITDKYRKIRYADYERLAADLEKVNRPGFSVIFRLNTMRKWDEGCRPYNRCLALPFWSYIDAGGNVWGCSMFLGNEKFRYGNINEKTFKQIWEGGKRRKSLEYVRRMDATVCRVNCRMDEINRYLWQLKNPVEHASFI; the protein is encoded by the coding sequence ATGGGCATAGCCCTTGATACGGCGCCAACACAGGTTATGGATAAATACCGCATAGACACGCACAAGCTTATTTTCCACCCGGAACGCGTAAGCGACTGGCTGAAACATAAGGACATCTACCCCATTTACTCCGAGATCTCCCCGTCCGGCGCCTGCAACCACCGCTGCACCTACTGCGCTTTGGACTTTATGGAGTACAGACCGCGCTTCCTGGATACCAAGATACTGAAAACCCGCCTGAAAGAAATGGCGGGCCTGGGTCTGAAGAGCGTGATGTTCGCCGGGGAGGGGGAACCTTTCCTGCACCCGGACATGGCCGAGATCTCCGTGCACGCCAACAAGTGCGGCATAGACACCTCTTTTACCACCAACGCGACGCTGATGAAGCCCGCCATAATCGACAGGGTGCTGCCGACCACCTCCTGGATAAAGGTGAGCATAAACGGCGGAAACCCGGTGACCTACGCGCAGATACACCGGTGCAGCCCGGCGGACTTCAGGACAGTTTTCGCCAACATGGGCTACGCGGCCGCGCTGAAAAAAAAGAAGGGCTATGCCTGCGCGCTGGGTATGCAAATGGTGCTGCTGCCCGAGAACGCCCACGAGGCCGGGGAGTTGGCCCGGAAGGCCAGGGACGCCGGCATGAATTACCTGGTAATAAAGCCCTATTCCCAGCACCCGCAGAGCATAACGGATAAGTACAGGAAGATCCGCTACGCCGATTACGAGAGGCTGGCGGCTGACCTGGAAAAAGTTAACCGCCCGGGCTTCTCCGTGATCTTCAGGCTGAACACCATGCGGAAATGGGACGAGGGTTGCCGGCCCTACAACCGCTGCCTGGCGCTGCCTTTCTGGTCATACATAGACGCAGGCGGCAATGTCTGGGGCTGCAGCATGTTCCTGGGCAACGAGAAATTCCGCTACGGCAACATAAACGAAAAGACCTTCAAACAGATATGGGAAGGCGGGAAGCGCCGAAAGTCCCTGGAGTACGTGCGCAGGATGGACGCAACGGTCTGCCGCGTGAACTGCCGCATGGACGAGATTAACCGCTACCTGTGGCAGCTGAAAAACCCCGTGGAGCATGCCAGCTTTATATGA
- a CDS encoding radical SAM protein: MDAKGKLILDGSKILWHQDRLEAWRNGKRFAPITIDMALTRSCNYKCEYCFSQLQENKRYPITMNVMRNFLDDCSKMGVRGISLVSDGESTMNPICSDSIIYGRQKGISMAMGSNGYLLRKNILKKILPALTYLRFNITAAEPERYAQIHGVPEAWYHQVIQNIRDAMEIKKAEKLDVTIGMQMVLMPEYEDQIVPLAKLGEQLQPDYLVIKHCSDDEAGSFGIDYGGYKKMYANLKEAEKFSNEEYLVQVKWSKIEAEGKRDYSRCYGPPFHLQISGSGLVAPCGGLFNEKYKKYHIGNFVESRFKDIVFSDRYWEVMAELASERFDAKSMCACLCLQHKSNEVLDSYKKGLIELKKPEGAVPQHVNFI, encoded by the coding sequence ATGGACGCTAAAGGGAAACTTATACTGGATGGGTCAAAGATACTATGGCATCAGGACAGGCTGGAGGCATGGAGAAACGGTAAACGGTTTGCGCCGATCACCATAGATATGGCCCTGACCAGGAGTTGTAATTATAAATGTGAATATTGTTTTAGCCAGTTGCAGGAAAATAAGCGGTATCCTATAACAATGAATGTAATGCGGAATTTTCTGGACGATTGCAGTAAAATGGGCGTGAGGGGTATCAGTCTCGTCAGTGACGGTGAGAGCACAATGAATCCGATTTGCTCCGACAGCATCATTTATGGCCGTCAAAAGGGGATATCGATGGCCATGGGGTCAAATGGGTATCTTCTGCGAAAGAATATTCTTAAAAAAATTCTCCCCGCGCTAACCTATTTGCGTTTTAATATTACAGCGGCCGAGCCAGAACGCTATGCGCAGATACATGGTGTGCCCGAGGCGTGGTATCACCAGGTGATACAGAATATCCGGGACGCGATGGAAATAAAAAAAGCGGAAAAGCTTGATGTTACAATTGGCATGCAGATGGTTCTGATGCCGGAATATGAAGATCAGATAGTGCCGCTTGCCAAACTGGGAGAACAATTGCAACCGGACTACCTGGTTATAAAACATTGTTCGGATGATGAGGCCGGTTCATTCGGGATAGATTATGGTGGTTATAAGAAAATGTATGCTAACCTTAAGGAAGCTGAAAAATTCTCAAATGAAGAATACTTAGTCCAAGTGAAATGGTCAAAGATAGAAGCGGAAGGAAAAAGAGATTATTCCCGCTGCTACGGTCCCCCTTTCCATTTGCAGATATCCGGTTCCGGCCTTGTCGCGCCCTGCGGCGGTCTGTTTAATGAAAAATACAAAAAATATCACATAGGGAATTTTGTTGAATCACGGTTTAAAGACATAGTTTTCAGTGATCGCTATTGGGAAGTTATGGCGGAATTGGCCTCGGAGAGGTTTGACGCAAAAAGTATGTGCGCGTGCCTCTGCCTCCAGCATAAAAGCAATGAGGTCCTGGATAGTTATAAAAAAGGGCTGATTGAATTGAAAAAGCCGGAGGGCGCCGTCCCGCAGCATGTGAATTTTATATAA